One segment of Rickettsiella grylli DNA contains the following:
- the rpsF gene encoding 30S ribosomal protein S6: MRHYEIVLLIHPDQSDQVSAMVQRYTTIVKNSGGKVHRFEDWGRRQICFPINKLPKAHYILMNVECGKEAMAELTDNFRFNDAVLRQLIIKVDKAITGQSPLAKAKEVQAHENKREYSRETEVEGRTV, from the coding sequence ATGCGTCATTATGAGATTGTGCTTTTAATTCACCCTGACCAAAGTGATCAGGTGTCCGCTATGGTTCAGCGATATACAACCATTGTTAAAAATAGTGGTGGAAAGGTTCATCGATTTGAAGATTGGGGCCGCAGACAGATTTGCTTTCCTATTAATAAACTACCTAAGGCGCATTATATTCTGATGAATGTAGAATGCGGGAAAGAAGCGATGGCGGAACTTACTGATAATTTTCGCTTTAATGACGCTGTCTTACGCCAACTGATTATTAAAGTTGATAAGGCTATTACTGGACAATCACCTTTAGCAAAAGCAAAAGAAGTGCAAGCGCATGAGAATAAAAGAGAGTATTCGAGAGAAACTGAGGTTGAAGGGCGGACAGTATGA
- the rpsR gene encoding 30S ribosomal protein S18 gives MNNYQTRRRKHCRISAEGMEVDYKDLALLKSHLTETAKIVPSRTTGTTACVQRKLTQAIKRARFLGLLPYCDKHQNVN, from the coding sequence ATGAATAATTACCAAACGAGACGACGTAAGCATTGCCGGATTTCTGCCGAAGGGATGGAGGTTGATTACAAGGATCTTGCGCTTTTAAAAAGTCATTTAACGGAAACCGCTAAAATAGTTCCTAGTCGTACAACAGGAACAACAGCCTGTGTTCAACGTAAGCTCACACAAGCGATTAAGCGTGCACGTTTTTTAGGGTTACTTCCTTATTGTGACAAACATCAAAACGTAAATTAA
- a CDS encoding polyprenyl synthetase family protein has translation MNLAPIVALVKKDLDEVDALINRCLYADIPLIPQLAKHLINSGGKRLRPLIALLSAKAFGYQGKEHRRLAASLELIHGATLLHDDVIDGSVLRRGKKTANSLWGNSASVLVGDFLYSRAFQLISQINNSRVLTSLADATNTLAQSEVLQLINCYNVDVDEAYCLKVIQGKTGVLFSIAAEQPAMLTERPEAEISAMAHYGMHLGIAFQLIDDSLDYSGDPQQLGKSLGNDLSEGKPTLPIIYALQHASAEQAQLLKTALTQGDQNKLMTIIPILQSTSALEYTRTLARHYIEKSLTYLNLIPDSDYRQALAHLTTFAIERSY, from the coding sequence ATGAATTTAGCCCCTATTGTCGCTTTGGTTAAGAAAGACCTTGACGAGGTCGATGCTTTAATCAATCGCTGCCTTTACGCTGACATCCCTTTAATCCCTCAATTAGCAAAACATCTTATTAATAGTGGCGGGAAACGCTTACGGCCATTAATTGCGCTACTCAGTGCGAAAGCCTTTGGCTATCAGGGCAAAGAACATCGGCGGCTCGCAGCAAGCTTAGAGCTTATTCACGGCGCTACTTTACTCCATGATGATGTCATTGACGGCTCCGTCCTTCGTCGTGGAAAAAAAACCGCCAATAGTTTGTGGGGAAATTCAGCCAGTGTGCTCGTGGGTGACTTTCTATACTCGCGCGCCTTCCAATTGATTAGCCAAATTAATAATTCGCGTGTGCTCACATCACTTGCAGATGCCACGAACACCTTAGCCCAATCAGAAGTTTTACAATTAATCAATTGCTATAATGTCGATGTTGATGAAGCCTATTGTTTAAAAGTTATCCAAGGAAAAACGGGAGTACTGTTCTCTATTGCTGCCGAACAACCGGCTATGCTCACAGAACGGCCTGAGGCTGAAATTTCTGCGATGGCCCATTATGGCATGCATCTTGGCATTGCCTTTCAATTAATAGATGATTCACTCGATTATTCCGGAGATCCTCAACAACTCGGTAAAAGCCTCGGTAATGATTTATCCGAAGGAAAGCCGACATTACCTATTATCTATGCGTTACAGCATGCGAGCGCTGAACAAGCACAACTTTTAAAAACGGCATTAACACAAGGCGATCAAAACAAGTTAATGACGATTATCCCTATCTTGCAATCAACATCAGCCCTTGAGTACACGCGTACTCTTGCCCGGCATTATATTGAGAAATCCTTAACGTATTTAAACCTCATTCCAGATTCAGATTATCGCCAAGCATTGGCGCATTTAACCACATTTGCCATTGAACGTTCTTATTAG